A section of the Streptomyces sp. NBC_00178 genome encodes:
- a CDS encoding transglycosylase domain-containing protein, with translation MSEHRRKASQPQGGGRAAARRAAQQPAGRRTDASRRAMSESPSDAHGEESSYGGRAEARRAAQRGGSRRRGGGDSSGPEGRGRGRADSGKKRLIDYPRAGKYGARRWVPSWKLFSGLTLGFLGAMMGAAGIAYALVVPPEPKDLATAQNNVYYWADNTRMVATGGDVNRQEIEYAQIPEAMRNAVISAENKSFEHDRGIDPMGIARAFYNMAKGGDTQGGSTITQQYVKNSMLSQDQTLSRKFKELFITLKVGKTQTKEKVMKGYLNVSYYGRGAYGLQAAARAYYKKDAQELDPSQCAFLATLLKGASYYDPAGAPEVDPVKATEKENTRRAKERWEWILDEEVKDGRMSAADRAKYTTFPMPEKPQTDAKLDGQTGYLVDLARKYFLAHNDRHITGKELALGGYEIHTTFDQKKVGQLEKAINTVYKAKIDLKKRPDKDTHVQFGGASVDAKTGAIVATYGGQDATKHYTNNADATGAQVGSTWKPFVLAAAMQYGKRDPKLPADQGSSDRELVSQKSIYNGDNKLRITDYKGEVWHGEDQAELLQTNDGDRSYGPITLRYAMEQSANSPYVQLGMDVGTDKVKQAAKDAGLRDDEFMADSNVPSFSIGTSSPSAIRMAGAYATFATSGKQRDPFSVTEVKHRGDVIYQHETVTKSAFPSAIADNVTDVLKNVVEHGTGTPAQLPGRDVAGKTGTTDGNKSAWFVGYTPQLSTAVSMFRLDDDETKKDRKFLEMYGTGGEKSIHGASFPAQIWHDYMAEAMQGKKVIAFPKPEPYGEKVYGGGASPSPTPSPTPSPSETTKAPETPSPTPTTPSPTPSDTCAPLDWDCKNDGGTTQGQDDGGTTDGTTNAGTTDGSANAGTNQGTTQGNTQGSTQGSTQGSTQGTTNGSSSSNGQLFGGGG, from the coding sequence ATGAGCGAGCACCGTCGCAAAGCGTCCCAACCGCAAGGTGGCGGGCGCGCAGCGGCCAGACGAGCCGCCCAACAGCCTGCTGGACGCCGCACCGATGCGTCACGCAGAGCAATGTCAGAGTCACCCTCCGACGCGCATGGCGAGGAGTCGTCGTACGGCGGCCGCGCCGAGGCGCGCCGCGCCGCCCAGCGGGGCGGGAGCAGGCGCCGCGGAGGGGGTGACAGCAGCGGTCCGGAAGGCCGTGGCAGGGGGCGTGCCGATTCAGGCAAGAAGCGCCTCATCGACTACCCGCGCGCCGGCAAGTACGGTGCACGCCGCTGGGTTCCGTCGTGGAAGCTGTTCTCCGGCCTGACCTTGGGCTTCCTCGGCGCCATGATGGGCGCCGCCGGTATCGCCTACGCCCTGGTGGTCCCACCGGAGCCCAAGGACCTCGCCACCGCCCAGAACAACGTCTACTACTGGGCCGACAACACGCGGATGGTCGCCACGGGCGGTGACGTCAACCGGCAGGAGATCGAGTACGCCCAGATTCCGGAGGCGATGAGGAACGCCGTCATCTCCGCGGAGAACAAGTCGTTCGAACACGACAGGGGCATCGACCCCATGGGCATCGCCCGCGCCTTCTACAACATGGCGAAGGGGGGTGACACCCAGGGCGGTTCGACGATCACCCAGCAGTACGTCAAGAACTCGATGCTGTCCCAGGACCAGACTCTGAGCCGGAAGTTCAAGGAACTCTTCATCACGCTCAAGGTCGGCAAGACGCAGACCAAAGAGAAGGTCATGAAGGGGTACCTCAACGTCTCCTATTACGGACGTGGTGCTTACGGACTGCAGGCCGCGGCGCGTGCGTACTACAAGAAGGACGCCCAGGAGCTGGACCCGAGCCAGTGCGCCTTCCTGGCGACGCTGCTCAAGGGCGCGAGCTACTACGACCCCGCCGGCGCCCCGGAGGTGGATCCGGTGAAGGCCACGGAGAAGGAGAACACCCGGCGGGCCAAGGAGCGCTGGGAGTGGATCCTCGACGAAGAGGTCAAGGACGGCCGGATGAGCGCGGCCGACCGCGCCAAGTACACGACCTTCCCCATGCCGGAGAAGCCCCAGACGGACGCCAAGCTGGACGGCCAGACCGGATACCTCGTCGACCTCGCCAGGAAGTACTTCCTCGCGCACAACGATAGGCACATCACCGGCAAGGAACTCGCCCTGGGCGGCTACGAGATCCACACGACGTTCGACCAGAAGAAGGTCGGGCAGCTCGAGAAGGCCATCAACACGGTCTACAAGGCCAAGATCGACCTTAAGAAGCGCCCTGACAAGGACACGCACGTCCAGTTCGGCGGCGCTTCGGTGGACGCCAAGACGGGCGCCATCGTCGCCACGTACGGCGGCCAGGACGCGACGAAGCACTACACCAACAACGCCGACGCGACCGGTGCCCAGGTCGGCTCGACGTGGAAGCCGTTCGTGCTGGCAGCAGCCATGCAGTACGGGAAGCGCGACCCGAAGCTGCCTGCCGACCAGGGCAGTTCGGACCGCGAGCTCGTGTCGCAGAAGAGCATCTACAACGGCGACAACAAGTTGAGGATCACGGACTACAAGGGCGAGGTCTGGCACGGCGAGGACCAGGCCGAGCTGCTCCAGACCAACGACGGCGATCGCAGCTACGGCCCCATCACCCTGCGCTACGCCATGGAGCAGTCCGCGAACTCCCCCTACGTCCAGCTCGGCATGGACGTCGGCACCGACAAGGTCAAGCAGGCGGCCAAGGACGCGGGACTGCGTGACGACGAGTTCATGGCCGACTCGAACGTGCCCTCGTTCTCCATCGGTACGTCCTCTCCGAGTGCCATCCGCATGGCCGGTGCCTATGCCACCTTCGCCACCAGCGGCAAGCAGAGGGACCCCTTCTCGGTCACTGAGGTGAAGCACAGGGGCGACGTCATCTACCAGCACGAGACAGTGACCAAGTCGGCGTTCCCCAGCGCCATTGCGGACAACGTCACCGACGTGCTGAAGAACGTCGTCGAGCACGGGACGGGTACCCCCGCCCAACTGCCGGGACGCGACGTGGCGGGCAAGACGGGTACCACCGACGGCAACAAGTCGGCCTGGTTCGTCGGCTACACCCCGCAGCTGTCCACCGCCGTCAGCATGTTCCGGCTGGACGACGACGAGACGAAGAAGGACCGCAAGTTCCTGGAGATGTACGGCACCGGCGGCGAGAAGTCGATCCACGGTGCCTCGTTCCCGGCACAGATCTGGCACGACTACATGGCCGAGGCCATGCAGGGCAAGAAGGTCATCGCCTTCCCGAAGCCCGAACCGTACGGCGAGAAGGTCTACGGCGGCGGCGCCAGCCCCAGCCCGACGCCGAGCCCGACGCCTTCGCCCTCGGAGACCACCAAGGCCCCCGAGACGCCGTCGCCCACCCCGACGACCCCGTCCCCCACGCCGAGCGACACGTGTGCGCCGCTCGACTGGGACTGCAAGAACGACGGCGGAACGACTCAGGGCCAGGACGACGGCGGCACCACCGACGGGACCACGAACGCGGGAACCACGGACGGCAGTGCCAACGCCGGGACGAACCAAGGCACGACACAAGGCAACACGCAGGGCAGTACGCAGGGCAGCACGCAAGGCAGCACGCAGGGCACGACCAACGGCAGTTCGAGCAGCAACGGTCAGCTCTTCGGAGGCGGCGGATAG
- a CDS encoding glycosyltransferase family 87 protein yields the protein MPSAEATSVDQEPSVVPPTRQDEIAAAGSELIGGPAGRWARFGSGPLTPVRVIALLAIGMFALGMVQKIPCYDWAWFRGTSSQYTHACYSDIPHLYLGRGFADGLVPYFDRLSGDMAYLEYPVLTGLFMQIASWLTLTPSSDPIQQREQIYWMVNAGMLMICAVIIAVCVARTHRRRPWDGLLVALAPALALTATINWDLLAVALTAAAMLMWSRSKPLAFGVLIGLATAAKLYPVLLLGPLLVLCWRAGKWRECGSAVLGAAAAWLVVNLPVMLYAPEGWKKFYTFSQERQIDYGSFWLVITQRTGRPIDVDTVNTASVALMIVLCAGIAGLALAARRRPRFAQLAFLVVAAFILTNKVYSPQYVLWLIPLAALARPRWRDFLVWQACEVMYFLGIWFYLAYTTSGDKHQGLPQEGYQVAILLHLLGTLYLCAMVVRDILRPEKDPVRRDGADDPSGGVLDRAPDKVALPGPAGRRAAGNTAPAVEGPRVEWGTAGRTASD from the coding sequence ATGCCAAGCGCAGAAGCCACGAGCGTGGACCAGGAGCCGTCCGTCGTACCGCCCACGCGACAGGACGAGATCGCCGCAGCGGGCAGCGAACTGATCGGCGGGCCGGCGGGTCGCTGGGCACGGTTCGGTTCCGGACCGCTCACGCCGGTGCGTGTGATCGCCCTCCTGGCGATCGGGATGTTCGCACTGGGCATGGTGCAGAAGATCCCCTGCTACGACTGGGCCTGGTTCCGCGGCACCAGCTCGCAGTACACGCACGCCTGCTACTCCGACATCCCGCACCTCTATCTCGGGCGCGGCTTCGCCGACGGGCTCGTGCCGTATTTCGACCGGCTCAGCGGTGACATGGCGTACCTCGAGTACCCCGTCCTGACCGGCCTCTTCATGCAGATCGCGTCCTGGCTGACGCTGACGCCGTCCTCGGACCCGATCCAGCAGCGCGAGCAGATCTACTGGATGGTCAACGCGGGCATGCTGATGATCTGCGCCGTGATCATCGCAGTGTGCGTCGCCCGTACGCACCGGCGCCGCCCGTGGGACGGCCTGCTCGTCGCGCTCGCCCCTGCCCTCGCCCTCACCGCGACCATCAACTGGGACCTGCTCGCCGTCGCGCTGACGGCCGCGGCGATGCTCATGTGGTCCCGGAGCAAGCCGCTCGCCTTCGGAGTCCTGATCGGCCTGGCGACAGCCGCCAAGCTGTATCCCGTGCTGCTCCTGGGGCCCCTGCTGGTGCTGTGCTGGCGGGCCGGGAAGTGGCGCGAGTGCGGTTCCGCCGTCCTCGGCGCGGCCGCGGCCTGGCTGGTGGTGAACCTGCCGGTGATGCTCTACGCCCCCGAGGGCTGGAAGAAGTTCTACACGTTCAGCCAGGAACGGCAGATCGACTACGGCTCCTTCTGGCTGGTCATCACCCAGCGCACGGGCCGGCCCATCGATGTGGACACCGTCAACACCGCCTCCGTGGCGCTGATGATCGTGCTCTGCGCGGGCATCGCCGGACTGGCACTGGCGGCCAGGCGCAGGCCCCGGTTCGCACAGCTCGCGTTCCTGGTGGTGGCCGCGTTCATCCTGACGAACAAGGTCTACTCGCCGCAGTACGTGCTCTGGCTGATCCCGCTGGCCGCGCTCGCCAGGCCCCGCTGGCGCGACTTCCTCGTCTGGCAGGCCTGCGAGGTCATGTACTTCCTGGGCATCTGGTTCTACCTCGCCTACACGACGAGCGGGGACAAGCACCAGGGGCTTCCGCAGGAGGGCTACCAGGTCGCGATCCTCCTGCACCTGCTGGGCACGCTCTACCTGTGCGCCATGGTCGTCAGGGACATCCTGAGGCCGGAGAAGGACCCCGTGCGGCGCGACGGGGCCGACGACCCGTCGGGCGGGGTGCTCGACCGCGCGCCGGACAAGGTCGCGCTCCCGGGCCCGGCCGGCCGCCGTGCGGCCGGAAACACCGCACCCGCGGTCGAAGGACCGCGGGTGGAGTGGGGCACCGCCGGCCGGACGGCGTCCGACTGA
- a CDS encoding alanine racemase, with translation MALSLYVDTARWRAHQKSVLDQFPGLVPVCKGNGYGFGHERLADEAIRFGSETLAVGTTYEAARIKDWFSGDLLVLTPFRRGEEPVPLPDRVIRSVSSVDGVHALVGARVVIECMSSMKRHGVKEEELGQLHAAIEDVRLEGFALHLPLDRTDGSDAVEEVITWMDRLRAARLPLHTMFVSHLRAEELARLQQQFPQTRFRARIGTRLWLGDHEATEYRGAVLDVTRVVKGDRFGYRQQKAASDGWLVVVAGGTSHGVGLEAPKALHGVMPRAKGVARAGLATVNRNLSPFVWAGKQRWFAEPPHMQVSILFVPSDAQEPRVGDELVAHLRHTTTQFDRLVDR, from the coding sequence ATGGCGCTCTCCCTCTACGTCGACACCGCGCGCTGGCGGGCGCACCAGAAATCCGTGCTCGACCAGTTCCCGGGGCTCGTCCCCGTCTGCAAGGGCAACGGATACGGCTTCGGTCACGAGCGGCTGGCCGACGAGGCGATCCGCTTCGGGTCCGAGACCCTGGCCGTCGGCACCACGTACGAGGCCGCCCGCATCAAGGACTGGTTCAGCGGCGACCTGCTGGTGCTCACCCCCTTCCGCAGGGGCGAGGAGCCGGTGCCGCTGCCCGACCGCGTCATCCGGTCCGTCTCCTCCGTGGACGGCGTGCACGCTCTGGTGGGTGCGCGGGTGGTCATCGAGTGCATGAGCTCGATGAAGCGCCACGGCGTGAAGGAGGAGGAGCTCGGCCAGCTGCACGCGGCGATAGAGGACGTGCGTCTCGAAGGGTTCGCCCTGCACCTCCCCCTCGACCGCACGGACGGTTCGGACGCCGTCGAGGAGGTCATCACCTGGATGGACCGCCTCCGAGCCGCCCGGCTGCCCCTGCACACGATGTTCGTCAGCCACCTGCGTGCCGAGGAGCTGGCCCGCCTCCAGCAGCAGTTCCCGCAGACCCGCTTCCGCGCGCGCATCGGCACACGGCTCTGGCTCGGCGATCACGAGGCGACCGAGTACCGCGGCGCCGTGCTCGACGTCACCCGCGTCGTCAAGGGCGACCGGTTCGGCTACCGCCAGCAGAAGGCCGCGTCCGACGGGTGGCTCGTGGTCGTCGCCGGCGGGACCTCGCACGGCGTGGGCCTGGAGGCTCCGAAGGCCCTGCACGGGGTGATGCCTCGCGCCAAGGGCGTCGCACGGGCGGGGCTGGCCACCGTGAACCGCAACCTGTCGCCGTTCGTCTGGGCGGGCAAGCAGCGCTGGTTCGCCGAGCCGCCGCACATGCAGGTGTCGATCCTCTTCGTCCCCTCGGACGCCCAGGAGCCGAGGGTCGGCGACGAACTGGTGGCCCACCTGCGCCACACGACCACCCAGTTCGACCGCCTCGTGGACCGGTAG
- a CDS encoding lipid II:glycine glycyltransferase FemX has protein sequence MSLTLRTISREQHLAYIQSLPSASHCQVPAWADVKTEWRSENLGWFDKSGEMVGAGLVLYRQLPKIKRYLAYLPEGPVINWYAPNLDEWLQPMLAHLKQQGAFSVKMGPPVVIRRWDSAAIKSGIQDPDVKRLRDVEASHIEPRAFEVSDRLRKMGWQQGEDGGAGFGDVQPRYVFQVPLANRSLEDVLKGFNQLWRRNIKKADKAGVEVVQGGYEDLAEWQRLYEITAVRDHFRPRPLSYFQRMWTVLNSEDPNRMRLYFARHNGVNLSAATMLVVGGHVWYSYGASDNIGREVRPSNAMQWRMLRDSYAMGATVYDLRGISDSLDETDHLFGLIQFKVGTGGEAVEYVGEWDFPLNKLLHKALDMYMSRR, from the coding sequence ATGAGTCTGACCCTGAGGACCATCAGCCGAGAACAGCATCTGGCCTACATCCAGAGCCTCCCCTCGGCCAGTCACTGCCAGGTCCCGGCGTGGGCTGATGTGAAGACCGAGTGGCGCTCCGAGAACCTCGGATGGTTCGACAAGAGCGGCGAGATGGTCGGCGCCGGCCTGGTGCTCTACCGCCAGCTGCCCAAGATCAAGCGCTATCTCGCCTACCTCCCCGAGGGCCCGGTCATCAACTGGTACGCCCCGAACCTGGACGAGTGGCTGCAGCCGATGCTCGCCCACCTGAAGCAGCAGGGCGCCTTCTCCGTGAAGATGGGCCCGCCCGTGGTCATCCGGCGCTGGGACTCGGCCGCCATCAAGTCGGGCATCCAGGATCCCGACGTGAAGCGGCTCCGCGACGTCGAGGCGAGCCACATCGAGCCCCGCGCCTTCGAGGTCTCCGACCGGCTGCGCAAGATGGGCTGGCAGCAGGGCGAGGACGGCGGTGCCGGCTTCGGTGACGTACAGCCGCGCTATGTCTTCCAGGTGCCGCTGGCCAACCGCTCCCTCGAGGACGTCCTGAAGGGCTTCAACCAGCTCTGGCGACGCAACATCAAGAAGGCCGACAAGGCCGGCGTCGAGGTCGTCCAGGGAGGCTACGAAGACCTCGCCGAGTGGCAGCGGCTGTACGAGATCACCGCCGTGCGCGACCACTTCAGGCCGCGCCCGCTCTCGTACTTCCAGCGGATGTGGACGGTGCTCAACTCCGAGGACCCCAACCGCATGCGGCTGTACTTCGCCCGGCACAACGGAGTGAACCTCTCGGCAGCCACGATGCTCGTCGTCGGTGGCCACGTCTGGTACTCCTACGGCGCCTCCGACAACATCGGGCGCGAGGTCCGCCCCTCCAACGCCATGCAGTGGCGCATGCTGCGCGACTCGTATGCCATGGGCGCGACCGTCTACGACCTTCGCGGCATCAGTGACTCGCTGGACGAGACCGACCACCTCTTCGGCCTGATCCAGTTCAAGGTGGGCACCGGCGGGGAAGCCGTCGAGTACGTCGGCGAATGGGACTTCCCCCTCAACAAGCTGCTGCACAAGGCGCTCGATATGTACATGTCGCGCCGCTAG
- the rpsF gene encoding 30S ribosomal protein S6 produces the protein MRHYEVMVILDPDLEERAVSPLIENFLSVVREGNGKVEKVDTWGRRRLSYEIKKKPEGIYSVIDLQAEPAVVKELDRQMNLNESVLRTKVLRPETH, from the coding sequence ATGCGTCACTACGAAGTGATGGTCATCCTCGACCCCGATCTCGAGGAGCGAGCTGTCTCCCCGCTGATCGAGAACTTCCTCTCCGTCGTCCGTGAGGGCAACGGAAAGGTCGAGAAGGTCGACACCTGGGGCCGTCGTCGTCTCTCTTACGAGATCAAGAAGAAGCCTGAGGGCATCTACTCGGTCATCGACCTGCAGGCCGAGCCTGCGGTCGTCAAGGAGCTCGACCGACAGATGAACCTGAACGAGTCGGTCCTCCGGACCAAGGTCCTCCGTCCCGAGACCCACTGA
- a CDS encoding single-stranded DNA-binding protein has product MAGETVITVVGNLVDDPELRFTPSGAAVAKFRVASTPRIFDRQTNEWKDGEGLFLTCSVWRQAAENVAESLQRGMRVVVQGRLKQRSYEDREGVKRTVYELDVEEVGPSLKSATAKVTKTSGRGGQGGGQGGYGGGQQGGGNWGGGSGGGGQQGGGGAPADDPWATSAPAGGQQGGGQQGGGGGWGGSSGGSGGSGGSGGGYSDEPPF; this is encoded by the coding sequence ATGGCAGGCGAGACCGTCATCACGGTCGTCGGCAATCTCGTCGACGACCCCGAGCTGCGCTTCACCCCGTCCGGTGCGGCGGTCGCGAAGTTCCGTGTCGCGTCCACTCCCCGCATCTTCGACCGGCAGACCAATGAGTGGAAGGACGGCGAAGGCCTGTTCCTCACCTGCTCGGTCTGGCGTCAGGCGGCGGAGAACGTCGCGGAGTCGCTTCAGCGAGGCATGCGCGTCGTCGTGCAGGGCCGGTTGAAGCAGCGGTCCTACGAGGACCGTGAGGGCGTCAAGCGCACGGTCTACGAGCTGGACGTCGAGGAAGTCGGCCCCAGCTTGAAGAGCGCCACGGCCAAGGTCACCAAGACCAGTGGTCGCGGTGGCCAGGGCGGCGGCCAGGGTGGATACGGCGGTGGCCAGCAGGGCGGCGGCAACTGGGGCGGCGGTTCCGGTGGCGGCGGCCAGCAGGGCGGCGGCGGTGCTCCCGCCGACGACCCGTGGGCCACCAGCGCGCCGGCCGGCGGTCAGCAGGGCGGGGGCCAGCAGGGCGGCGGAGGCGGTTGGGGCGGAAGCTCCGGCGGTTCCGGCGGATCTGGTGGTTCTGGCGGCGGCTACTCGGACGAGCCTCCCTTCTAG
- the rpsR gene encoding 30S ribosomal protein S18 — protein sequence MAKPPVRKPKKKVCAFCKDKTQYVDYKDTNMLRKFISDRGKIRARRVTGNCTQHQRDVATAVKNSREMALLPYTSTAR from the coding sequence ATGGCGAAGCCGCCTGTGCGCAAGCCTAAGAAGAAGGTCTGCGCGTTCTGCAAGGACAAGACCCAGTACGTGGACTACAAGGACACGAACATGCTGCGGAAGTTCATTTCCGACCGCGGCAAGATCCGTGCCCGCCGCGTCACCGGCAACTGCACGCAGCACCAGCGTGACGTCGCCACGGCAGTCAAGAACAGCCGTGAGATGGCGCTGCTGCCCTACACGTCCACCGCGCGATAA
- the rplI gene encoding 50S ribosomal protein L9, with protein sequence MKIILTHEVTGLGAAGDVVDVKDGYARNYLVPRGFAIRWTKGGEKDVAQIRRARKIHEIATIEQANEIKAKLEAVKVRLAVRSGDAGRLFGSVTPADIASAIKSAGGPDVDKRRVELGSPIKTLGGYQVSVRLHPEVAAKLGIEVVAA encoded by the coding sequence ATGAAGATCATCCTCACCCACGAGGTCACAGGCCTCGGTGCCGCAGGTGACGTCGTGGACGTCAAGGACGGGTACGCCCGTAACTACCTGGTTCCGCGTGGCTTTGCCATTCGCTGGACCAAGGGTGGCGAGAAGGACGTGGCGCAGATCCGCCGCGCCCGCAAGATTCACGAGATCGCGACGATCGAGCAGGCCAACGAGATCAAGGCCAAGCTCGAGGCCGTCAAGGTCCGGCTGGCTGTTCGCTCTGGCGACGCCGGCCGCCTGTTCGGCTCCGTCACCCCGGCCGACATCGCTTCGGCGATCAAGTCTGCCGGTGGCCCGGACGTCGACAAGCGTCGCGTCGAGCTCGGCTCGCCGATCAAGACGCTCGGCGGATACCAGGTGTCCGTCCGGCTGCACCCCGAGGTTGCCGCGAAGCTCGGCATCGAGGTCGTTGCTGCCTAA
- a CDS encoding MATE family efflux transporter has translation MTQAPADRRPSRRRHDREIIALAVPAFGALVAEPLFVMVDSAIVGHLGTPQLAGLAIAAALLTTAVSIFVFLAYATTAAVARRVGAGDLASAIRQGMDGIWLALLIGAAVVALTLPLAPWLVDVFGASDTAAPYATTYLRISSLGIPAMLVVLAATGVLRGLQNTRTPLYVAVGGFAANGALNLVLVYGAGLGIAGSAWGTVIAQAGMALAYLIVVVRGARRHGASLRPDLAGIRASAQAGVPLLIRTLSLRAVLLIATAVAARLGDTDIAAHQIILSLWSLTAFALDAIAIAGQAIIGRYLGASDTEGARDACRRMIQWGIASGVVLGLLIVLARPLFVPLFTSDSDVQHTLLPALLVVALSQPICGVVFVLDGVLMGAGDGRYLASAMILTLVVFAPFALLVPTLGGGLTALWWAMTLMMAVRLITLWLRTRSGRWIVTGATR, from the coding sequence ATGACCCAGGCCCCCGCCGACCGGCGGCCGTCCCGCCGCAGACACGATCGCGAGATCATCGCACTCGCCGTACCCGCCTTCGGCGCGCTCGTCGCGGAGCCCTTGTTCGTGATGGTCGACAGCGCCATCGTCGGCCATCTCGGCACTCCTCAACTGGCCGGTCTGGCCATCGCCGCGGCTCTCCTGACCACCGCGGTCAGCATCTTCGTCTTCCTCGCCTACGCCACCACCGCTGCCGTCGCCCGCCGCGTCGGTGCGGGGGATCTCGCTTCCGCCATCCGTCAGGGCATGGACGGCATCTGGCTCGCCCTCCTCATCGGCGCGGCGGTCGTCGCCCTCACTCTCCCCCTGGCTCCATGGCTGGTGGATGTCTTCGGCGCGTCCGACACCGCCGCACCGTATGCCACCACCTACCTACGGATCTCCAGCCTGGGCATCCCCGCCATGCTCGTCGTTCTGGCGGCCACCGGCGTCCTGCGCGGACTGCAGAACACCCGCACACCCCTCTACGTCGCGGTCGGCGGTTTCGCGGCGAACGGTGCCCTGAATCTCGTCCTCGTCTACGGGGCCGGCCTCGGGATCGCAGGATCGGCATGGGGGACGGTCATCGCCCAGGCAGGCATGGCGCTCGCCTACCTGATCGTCGTCGTGCGCGGAGCCCGTCGGCACGGAGCCTCACTCCGGCCGGACCTGGCGGGCATACGTGCCAGCGCCCAAGCGGGCGTCCCCCTGCTGATCCGCACCCTTTCGCTGAGGGCAGTCCTGCTGATCGCCACAGCGGTGGCGGCGCGACTCGGCGATACGGATATCGCCGCGCACCAGATCATCCTGTCGCTCTGGAGCCTCACCGCCTTCGCGCTCGACGCAATCGCCATCGCAGGCCAGGCCATCATCGGCCGGTACCTGGGAGCGAGCGACACCGAGGGGGCCCGGGATGCCTGCCGCCGGATGATCCAGTGGGGCATCGCCTCGGGAGTGGTGCTGGGCCTGTTGATCGTGCTCGCCCGACCATTGTTCGTCCCCCTGTTCACCAGCGACAGCGACGTGCAGCACACCCTGCTGCCCGCACTGCTCGTGGTGGCACTCTCCCAGCCGATCTGCGGTGTGGTGTTCGTGCTGGACGGAGTGCTCATGGGCGCGGGGGATGGCCGGTACCTCGCCTCGGCCATGATCCTTACCCTGGTGGTCTTCGCTCCGTTCGCGCTCCTCGTCCCCACCCTCGGAGGCGGTCTCACTGCGCTCTGGTGGGCGATGACGCTGATGATGGCGGTCCGGCTGATCACACTCTGGCTGCGCACGCGTTCCGGTCGCTGGATCGTCACCGGCGCCACTCGTTAA